The Chryseobacterium nakagawai genome has a segment encoding these proteins:
- a CDS encoding TonB-dependent receptor, with translation MNRKIQLLSIIFLGVSQFAFSQIKEEKLVLNKKREPEVKKIEKKKTSVETIKNYPPEEKSQTPVRYTITDVPAVSDFKTSTIQGEDVAPKFDGTAQNNYVQFGMGNYGKILLDGNVSKTLENKFEVGADVHLLSTSGLKNDYDWKSKQTSATIGAFLNSYGDKGKFNINAEYGLNNYNYYGIYALAPSADVDLKQKVNQFKVNGYYDFYSNEILNDVRVKSSFLKDHFDAQENQVSILANFSKHAVELGKSGINLNADLGVGLEAVKTDFAIVDKNSSNFFNTNLTPKVTFRKGESYLMLGSGFSFLNAKNSNRLMDQVKNNKTYWFPQAEFQVAAAKEFKFYGGVDGGLKLNTYGDLLQENPYVLSDQYLKPTETKYHFYVGLRGDIDETLKYDVSAGFGKMKDIMFFRANSLFDNNYTLNRSAYDFANTFSATYDDGNISDIKGSVQYFPLENLMIDGEVRFTKYNLKNYDNIYNVPLVNASIGAKYTMLDKKLLLGFKGIFASDRTTNSFSIEGIADAQSPNGMIYRSLENTNDKVGGYADLNLSAEYKIHKNFSIFALGNNLLSSKYQTYKAYKVLGPQILGGVKITF, from the coding sequence ATGAACAGAAAAATTCAATTATTATCCATCATATTTTTAGGGGTTTCGCAGTTTGCGTTTTCCCAGATCAAGGAGGAAAAGCTGGTTCTTAATAAAAAGAGAGAACCGGAAGTGAAGAAGATCGAGAAAAAGAAGACTTCCGTAGAAACCATTAAAAACTATCCGCCGGAAGAGAAATCCCAGACTCCTGTAAGATATACCATTACAGATGTTCCTGCGGTTTCTGACTTCAAAACTTCAACAATCCAGGGAGAAGATGTGGCTCCGAAATTTGACGGAACAGCTCAGAATAACTATGTCCAGTTCGGAATGGGAAATTATGGGAAGATTCTGTTGGATGGGAATGTTTCCAAAACCCTTGAAAATAAGTTTGAAGTAGGAGCAGATGTGCATTTACTTTCTACCAGTGGTCTTAAAAATGATTACGATTGGAAATCCAAGCAGACTTCAGCTACGATTGGAGCTTTCTTGAACTCTTATGGAGATAAAGGGAAATTCAATATTAATGCAGAGTATGGCTTGAATAATTATAACTATTACGGAATTTATGCTTTGGCACCGTCAGCAGATGTTGATCTGAAGCAAAAAGTGAATCAGTTCAAAGTGAATGGATACTATGATTTCTATTCCAATGAAATTTTAAATGATGTAAGAGTAAAGTCATCATTCCTGAAAGATCATTTTGATGCTCAGGAAAATCAGGTTTCTATTTTGGCTAACTTCTCTAAACATGCTGTTGAATTAGGAAAATCAGGAATCAATCTGAATGCTGATTTAGGTGTAGGTTTAGAAGCTGTAAAAACAGATTTTGCTATCGTTGACAAAAACTCGTCTAATTTCTTCAACACCAATTTAACTCCAAAAGTTACCTTTAGAAAAGGAGAGTCTTATTTGATGTTAGGATCAGGATTTTCTTTCCTGAATGCTAAGAATTCAAACAGATTGATGGACCAGGTGAAGAATAATAAAACCTATTGGTTCCCACAAGCAGAATTCCAGGTGGCTGCTGCTAAAGAATTTAAATTCTACGGAGGAGTAGATGGTGGTCTTAAGCTTAATACATACGGAGATCTTCTTCAGGAGAACCCTTACGTGCTTTCTGATCAGTACTTAAAGCCTACAGAAACGAAATATCACTTTTATGTAGGACTAAGAGGAGATATTGATGAAACGTTAAAATATGACGTTTCTGCCGGTTTCGGAAAAATGAAAGACATCATGTTCTTCAGAGCAAACAGTCTTTTTGACAATAATTACACGCTGAACCGTTCTGCTTATGATTTTGCAAACACATTCTCTGCGACCTACGATGATGGAAATATAAGCGATATTAAAGGGAGCGTACAGTATTTCCCATTAGAAAACTTAATGATTGACGGGGAAGTAAGGTTTACAAAATATAACTTGAAGAATTACGATAATATCTACAACGTTCCATTAGTGAACGCGAGTATTGGTGCTAAATATACAATGCTGGACAAGAAATTATTACTAGGTTTCAAAGGAATTTTTGCGAGCGACAGAACAACGAACTCTTTTTCAATTGAAGGAATTGCAGATGCTCAGTCTCCTAATGGAATGATTTACCGTTCATTAGAAAATACGAATGATAAAGTTGGTGGTTATGCGGATTTAAATCTTTCAGCAGAGTATAAAATTCACAAAAATTTCAGTATTTTCGCACTCGGAAATAACCTTCTAAGCTCAAAATATCAGACCTACAAGGCTTATAAAGTCTTAGGTCCACAAATTCTGGGTGGTGTGAAGATTACTTTCTAA
- a CDS encoding DUF962 domain-containing protein has protein sequence MSERIKTYREFYQFYLTEHSKTGTRIFHFIGTLLVFFVIGYVISSGKERFLWYIPIFGYGFAWFSHAVIEKNKPATFKYPLWSLISDFRLFFELLIGKQKFTGTNNQVQNP, from the coding sequence ATGTCTGAAAGAATCAAAACCTATAGAGAATTTTATCAGTTTTATCTCACGGAACACAGTAAAACAGGAACCCGAATATTCCATTTTATCGGTACATTACTTGTATTTTTTGTAATAGGATATGTCATCAGTTCAGGAAAGGAAAGGTTTTTATGGTACATTCCTATTTTTGGATATGGGTTTGCCTGGTTTAGCCATGCTGTGATTGAAAAGAATAAGCCTGCCACCTTCAAGTATCCGTTATGGTCACTGATCTCGGATTTCAGACTTTTCTTTGAATTACTAATTGGAAAACAAAAGTTTACAGGTACTAATAATCAAGTACAGAATCCGTAA
- a CDS encoding DUF4377 domain-containing protein, which yields MKNIATILKGVAPAFALFAMTQCTTTAGVSAGDEKTFIVGPQTADCTGVAPMKCLQVKEKASEDWTNFYTNIEGFTYEPGYEYVLKVKTEKIANPPADASSIRYTLVKQVSKTKKDAPAAGEKTLIVGAQTVDCSAGAGRMKCLQVKENASENWGNFYSNIEGFTYEPGYEYVLKVKTEKIANPPADASSIKYTLVEQVSKTKK from the coding sequence ATGAAAAATATAGCAACAATTCTAAAGGGCGTAGCACCCGCATTCGCATTATTCGCAATGACGCAATGTACAACAACAGCTGGAGTATCCGCTGGAGATGAAAAAACTTTCATCGTAGGACCACAAACAGCAGACTGTACAGGAGTAGCTCCTATGAAATGTTTGCAAGTAAAAGAAAAGGCTTCAGAAGACTGGACTAATTTTTACACAAACATCGAAGGATTTACTTATGAACCAGGGTATGAATATGTTTTAAAGGTAAAAACAGAAAAAATTGCTAACCCACCGGCTGACGCTTCTTCAATAAGATATACATTGGTAAAACAAGTCTCTAAAACGAAAAAAGATGCTCCAGCAGCGGGTGAAAAAACACTTATCGTAGGAGCGCAAACCGTAGATTGTTCTGCAGGAGCAGGCCGTATGAAGTGTTTACAGGTAAAAGAAAATGCTTCTGAAAACTGGGGTAATTTCTACAGCAATATTGAAGGGTTCACTTACGAACCGGGATACGAATATGTTTTAAAAGTAAAAACAGAAAAAATCGCTAACCCACCGGCAGACGCCTCTTCAATAAAATATACATTGGTAGAACAGGTTTCTAAAACAAAGAAATAA
- a CDS encoding APC family permease produces the protein MSQLFRRKIYSDTDTSTGLLRVLGVWDIVFFGIAAIIGAGSFSSLGEAVFRGGPGVILLYLICGFACGFTALCYAEFASRIPTAGSAYTYAYASFGELIAWIIGWALIMEYSFGNIYVAFSWSDYFTSFLGRLGMHIPDYLTCSYTEASKAIRNGSENKELINAWNTAPLIGSLKFIVDIPALVINGLITWLCYIGVKESKNFNNSLVILKLGVIILVILVGFAYINTDNWTPISPTTGTPSFMPNGFTGVMSAVSGVFFAYIGFDALSVLSEETKDPQKTLPKGMIISLVLCTVIYIALTLVLTGMVDYRKFDGVGDPLSFIFEKTNANVAWMELVVSFVAIVAITTVLLVFQMGQPRIWYAMSRDGLMPQKFLKIHPKYKTPSFATIVTGIVVGIPILFTDKTFILDFTSIGTIFAFVLVCAGVLTLPAKEKIKGRFHLPYINGKIIFPVVFIGGLIVFYYWQPEFFQTLMNWSDPKEGEFRASIFFFILINLILCGVAFIKNLSLIPLVGLSSCLYLLTGMSHENWFWFGMWFLIGMFIYFFYGYKNSKLGKELKNN, from the coding sequence ATGAGTCAACTTTTTAGAAGAAAAATCTATTCAGATACAGATACTTCAACAGGACTTTTAAGAGTCTTAGGCGTTTGGGACATTGTATTTTTTGGTATTGCGGCGATTATAGGAGCTGGAAGTTTCAGCAGTTTGGGAGAAGCCGTTTTCAGAGGTGGCCCCGGTGTCATCCTTCTATATTTGATTTGTGGCTTTGCCTGCGGTTTTACCGCTTTATGCTATGCTGAGTTTGCCAGCAGAATTCCTACCGCAGGGTCTGCATACACCTATGCTTATGCCAGTTTCGGGGAATTAATTGCCTGGATTATCGGCTGGGCATTAATTATGGAATATTCTTTCGGAAATATTTATGTTGCCTTTTCATGGTCTGATTATTTCACCAGCTTTTTAGGGCGTCTCGGAATGCATATTCCCGATTATCTTACGTGTAGTTATACGGAAGCCAGCAAAGCTATCCGCAATGGTTCAGAAAATAAAGAATTAATCAATGCATGGAATACGGCTCCATTGATCGGAAGTCTTAAGTTCATCGTGGATATTCCAGCTTTGGTCATCAACGGATTAATTACATGGCTTTGTTATATAGGCGTAAAAGAAAGTAAAAACTTCAATAACTCTTTGGTCATCTTAAAACTAGGCGTTATTATACTGGTAATCTTGGTAGGTTTTGCTTATATTAATACGGATAACTGGACACCAATAAGTCCTACAACAGGAACTCCATCTTTTATGCCTAATGGATTTACAGGGGTGATGAGTGCTGTCTCAGGGGTTTTCTTTGCCTATATTGGTTTTGATGCCTTAAGTGTTCTTTCTGAAGAGACCAAAGATCCTCAAAAGACTTTACCAAAAGGGATGATTATCTCACTTGTATTATGTACTGTGATCTATATTGCTCTTACATTGGTATTAACGGGGATGGTAGATTACAGAAAATTTGATGGTGTGGGAGACCCGCTTTCCTTCATTTTTGAAAAAACAAATGCCAATGTAGCATGGATGGAACTGGTGGTTTCTTTTGTTGCCATTGTTGCCATTACTACGGTATTATTGGTTTTCCAAATGGGGCAGCCAAGAATCTGGTATGCGATGAGTCGTGACGGACTAATGCCTCAGAAATTCCTTAAAATCCATCCAAAATATAAAACTCCGTCTTTTGCAACCATTGTTACGGGAATTGTAGTAGGAATTCCTATCTTATTTACAGATAAAACCTTTATCCTTGACTTTACAAGTATCGGAACAATCTTCGCATTTGTTTTGGTTTGTGCCGGAGTCTTGACACTTCCTGCCAAAGAAAAAATAAAAGGCAGATTCCATCTTCCTTATATCAATGGTAAGATTATTTTTCCTGTTGTTTTCATTGGAGGACTGATCGTTTTCTATTACTGGCAGCCTGAGTTTTTCCAAACACTGATGAATTGGAGTGACCCTAAAGAGGGAGAGTTCAGAGCTTCTATCTTCTTCTTTATCCTAATCAATCTCATCTTATGTGGGGTTGCTTTTATCAAGAACCTTTCTCTTATTCCATTAGTAGGATTAAGTTCTTGTTTATATCTTCTTACCGGAATGAGCCATGAGAACTGGTTCTGGTTTGGGATGTGGTTCCTAATCGGAATGTTTATTTACTTCTTCTACGGGTATAAAAACAGTAAGCTTGGAAAAGAACTAAAGAACAACTAA
- a CDS encoding CocE/NonD family hydrolase — translation MKFKILLALIFVNLMQAQKFYFPKAAVTDSLILEKQMPELATKVISNFQTVKYKPKNDVDFSDALFRLQMVAKDYKKSIITLAEHRKQFADHNMAGYKSMGYEIYSMAKLTEAETKASFPKALQTAFNKKYESLDEHLLPRVGLAVNGDVNNFRKLLKKALDKQKGKDSIDYASALALCKAYLNYKTYSSIHPQVMQLLMVKDKEKFITETKDLKTRNGNTLTITIIRKKENKSPLPVILTSNIYAGEIDHFFGKRAAVYNYVGAVVNTRGKRNSNDENNPFEHESQDLYEVIDWVSKQPWSNGKVGMIGGSYVGFSQWAAVKKLHPALKTIVPQVSVGIGIDYPAQNNVFMNYMLQWIQYVTNNKYTDEADFSNAAKWDSINTAWYKSGKSFRALDTISGKPSTVFQRWLDHPGYDQYWQKMVPYKEEFANINIPILTTTGYYDDDQIGALYYYKEHMKYNRNADHYLVMGPYNHGGAQSFGFTYVEGSPIDPAARISIDDLAFSWFDYILKNGKKPNLLKDKVNFQVMNTNTWKHFPSLDKIHTSSLKFYLQDSKNNPSVFNKPNQQSFTLLKVDFKNRNDKDTYYAVSKKDSIKTTNSIYFESEVLDKDLIISGDMSGIFNISVNKKDLDTNTYLYQIKPDGQLFWLSSHIARASYAKDHEVRQLLTPNTIEQIPMKNAYVMSKKIEKGSKLLLVIGINKTPNWQLNYGTGKDVSDETIKDSGEPMEIKWYNDSYVEIPVYKD, via the coding sequence ATGAAATTTAAGATACTTTTAGCATTAATTTTTGTCAACCTAATGCAGGCTCAAAAATTTTATTTCCCCAAAGCAGCAGTCACAGATTCTCTTATTTTGGAAAAACAGATGCCAGAATTAGCGACTAAGGTGATTTCTAACTTTCAGACTGTGAAGTACAAACCTAAAAACGACGTAGATTTTTCAGATGCTCTTTTCCGCCTGCAGATGGTGGCTAAAGACTACAAAAAATCCATTATAACCCTGGCTGAACATCGTAAACAGTTTGCTGACCATAACATGGCCGGATATAAATCTATGGGATACGAAATTTACAGTATGGCAAAATTAACGGAAGCGGAAACGAAAGCTTCATTTCCTAAAGCACTTCAGACAGCGTTCAATAAAAAATACGAAAGCCTGGATGAACATTTGCTTCCCAGGGTTGGACTTGCTGTGAATGGTGATGTCAATAATTTCAGAAAACTATTGAAAAAAGCACTGGATAAACAAAAAGGAAAAGACAGTATAGATTATGCTTCTGCGTTGGCATTATGTAAAGCTTATTTAAATTATAAGACTTATTCCAGCATCCACCCTCAGGTGATGCAGCTATTAATGGTAAAGGACAAGGAAAAATTTATTACAGAAACAAAAGATCTTAAAACCCGAAATGGTAACACACTGACCATTACCATTATCAGAAAAAAAGAGAACAAGTCTCCTCTTCCGGTTATTCTTACCAGTAACATTTACGCTGGTGAAATTGATCATTTTTTTGGAAAAAGAGCTGCGGTTTACAACTATGTAGGAGCTGTGGTCAATACAAGAGGCAAAAGAAACAGTAATGACGAAAACAACCCTTTTGAGCATGAATCACAGGATCTTTATGAAGTCATTGACTGGGTAAGCAAACAACCATGGAGCAATGGTAAAGTAGGAATGATCGGAGGAAGTTATGTAGGATTCAGCCAATGGGCCGCTGTGAAAAAACTGCATCCTGCTTTAAAAACTATTGTTCCACAAGTTTCTGTAGGAATTGGAATTGATTACCCTGCCCAAAATAATGTGTTTATGAATTACATGCTGCAATGGATCCAATACGTCACCAACAATAAATATACTGATGAGGCAGATTTCAGTAATGCTGCAAAATGGGATTCTATCAATACGGCATGGTATAAAAGTGGTAAATCATTCAGAGCGCTGGATACTATAAGTGGTAAGCCCAGTACAGTATTCCAAAGATGGCTGGATCACCCGGGTTATGATCAATACTGGCAAAAAATGGTTCCTTATAAAGAGGAATTTGCGAACATCAACATTCCTATTCTCACAACTACCGGATATTATGATGATGACCAGATTGGTGCATTGTATTATTACAAAGAGCATATGAAATATAACAGAAATGCAGATCATTATCTGGTGATGGGCCCTTATAATCATGGTGGAGCACAAAGCTTTGGATTCACTTATGTTGAAGGAAGCCCTATAGATCCGGCAGCCAGAATCAGTATTGATGATCTTGCTTTTTCATGGTTTGATTATATTCTTAAGAATGGAAAAAAACCGAACCTTTTAAAAGATAAAGTTAATTTCCAGGTCATGAATACCAATACATGGAAACATTTTCCAAGTTTGGATAAAATACATACTTCCAGTCTTAAGTTTTATCTTCAGGATAGTAAAAACAATCCTTCGGTTTTTAATAAACCCAATCAACAAAGCTTTACTCTACTCAAGGTTGATTTCAAAAACAGAAATGATAAAGACACTTATTATGCTGTAAGCAAAAAAGACAGTATTAAAACCACCAATTCCATTTATTTTGAAAGTGAAGTACTGGATAAGGATCTTATCATCAGTGGAGATATGTCAGGGATTTTTAATATTTCTGTCAATAAAAAAGACCTTGATACCAATACTTATCTCTATCAGATCAAGCCTGATGGACAACTTTTCTGGTTATCTTCCCATATTGCAAGAGCCAGCTATGCTAAAGATCATGAAGTACGGCAGCTTCTTACCCCAAACACCATTGAACAGATTCCTATGAAAAATGCTTATGTTATGAGTAAAAAGATCGAGAAGGGAAGTAAATTGCTTTTGGTGATAGGGATTAACAAAACGCCTAACTGGCAACTCAACTACGGAACGGGGAAAGATGTAAGTGATGAAACGATAAAAGATTCGGGAGAACCGATGGAAATAAAATGGTATAATGACAGCTATGTGGAAATACCTGTTTATAAAGACTAA
- a CDS encoding lipocalin-like domain-containing protein produces MKKLLFCSALSFTSWVSAQTLKKEDVIGFWKLKESGFYEGKKKVVKDFDNCRLMRNYAIREDGFAVYNYIEGKVGDCTPSEPRLSFWKVIDNRIQFYVDDKNILEEVVVIFNKDKTITFSNYIPEPVKDKDAALEKVLNTIHYDILEKQY; encoded by the coding sequence ATGAAGAAGCTGTTATTTTGTTCTGCTTTGAGCTTCACTTCTTGGGTGAGCGCGCAGACCCTAAAAAAAGAAGATGTTATAGGATTTTGGAAACTAAAAGAATCAGGGTTTTATGAAGGAAAAAAGAAGGTTGTTAAAGACTTTGATAACTGCCGGCTGATGCGTAACTATGCAATAAGAGAGGATGGTTTTGCCGTGTATAATTATATAGAAGGAAAAGTAGGGGATTGCACACCATCAGAGCCAAGGCTTTCTTTCTGGAAGGTCATAGACAATAGAATTCAGTTTTATGTAGATGATAAAAACATTCTTGAAGAGGTGGTAGTAATCTTCAATAAAGATAAGACAATTACTTTTTCAAATTATATTCCGGAACCGGTTAAAGATAAAGATGCAGCCTTAGAAAAAGTATTGAATACAATTCATTATGATATTCTGGAAAAACAGTATTAA
- a CDS encoding tetratricopeptide repeat protein: MKSKKILLAAAVIYFGISDAQQSQYFTQKENYRFNLAENLYQTKIYNASQYEYARQYFYNQNLSRSKKEAAQFFDNVIGVILQKNHAEEGLTAFMKEYPNSAYFAQANLPLADYYLAKKDFDKALETLKKVNQYQLSKEENTQYILKLGYAKFMMGDSKGATDALEEAYKTADQSQKGEIAYMLGHLYYSNRQNDKAFQYFDSIKDQDKFSKLVRPYYVQMYYNDKNYDKAISEGNALLNENISESYKAEVHKIIGESYFMKNDYNAAYPHLKNYLNVQQNPSENDLYEMGFVAAQLKKYDEAVSYYNQLVNSNSALAQNAYYQLGNAYLAVDKKQEALSAFRSSYQMDYDAKVKKLAHEQYAKLGYDIGNPFENPSTVLQSYINENQNASNASEMRSLLVKSYLYSGNYKETLNAIDRLQSSSPEINKVDQEVSYLLGTEEFNKGNYDEAEKYFLRSLGFNINKEFNSRALYWLAQVYYQKGNYPSAIVRYEKLLNENFPEKQQLPYDLGYAYFKAKKFDQAATYFKQYLANPKPEFKNDAELRLADIHYANNDLNEAIAIYDKNADATDYTVYQKAMALGFKGDTQAKISNLKNLLSKYPDSEYYDDAQYEIGTAYAAQDDFANSNDYFGKVIKTSSDKDLIANASIYRAQNYIDQNQNDKALSELKSLGEQYKNTAYAQKIAQAAKPIFTKNGDVSGYENFARNIGVNVDASEIDEINLSTGKQYFAKKDYKNAISYYEKYLTQNPTGEGLYQAKYELGESYYQTNNSTKALLVLQEVAGVQNDYQDDAQTRLAQIFIAQGNTAEAKKYLEGIKNSSNISIKNYANVELMKLYADEKNFSEAEKLANAVIANSKNSAAVIETAKVIKARSLMNSGKDKDAQAAYVSLEKSSNTSVAAEALYAKAYYQNKGKAFKSSNETIFKLANNYASEEYWGAKALVMMAKNYIGLKDNYQASYTCDQIISNYKSFPDIVAEAKEVKKQIKK; this comes from the coding sequence ATGAAATCAAAAAAAATACTTTTAGCGGCTGCGGTCATTTATTTCGGAATCTCCGATGCTCAACAGTCCCAATATTTTACCCAGAAAGAAAATTACAGATTCAATCTAGCTGAGAATCTTTATCAAACCAAAATATACAACGCCTCCCAATACGAATATGCAAGACAATATTTCTACAATCAGAATTTGTCCCGTTCGAAAAAGGAGGCGGCGCAGTTTTTTGATAATGTGATTGGTGTGATTCTTCAGAAAAATCATGCTGAAGAAGGATTGACTGCTTTCATGAAAGAATATCCTAATTCTGCTTATTTTGCCCAGGCTAATCTTCCTTTAGCGGATTATTATCTGGCTAAAAAAGATTTTGACAAAGCATTGGAAACTTTGAAAAAGGTTAACCAATACCAGCTTTCAAAAGAAGAGAATACCCAGTATATTCTGAAATTAGGGTATGCCAAGTTTATGATGGGAGATTCTAAAGGAGCTACTGATGCTTTAGAGGAAGCTTATAAAACTGCAGATCAGTCTCAGAAAGGGGAGATCGCTTATATGCTTGGACACCTGTACTACAGCAATAGGCAAAATGATAAAGCTTTCCAGTATTTTGATTCTATAAAAGATCAGGATAAGTTCTCGAAGCTGGTACGTCCGTATTATGTACAGATGTATTATAATGATAAGAACTATGATAAAGCTATTTCTGAAGGGAATGCTTTATTGAATGAAAATATTTCAGAGTCATACAAAGCAGAAGTGCATAAGATCATTGGCGAGAGTTATTTCATGAAGAATGATTATAATGCTGCCTATCCACATTTGAAAAATTATCTGAATGTACAGCAGAACCCATCGGAAAATGACCTTTATGAAATGGGATTTGTTGCGGCTCAGCTGAAAAAATATGACGAAGCAGTTTCTTATTATAACCAGCTTGTGAACAGTAATTCAGCATTGGCGCAAAATGCCTATTATCAATTGGGGAATGCTTATTTAGCCGTTGATAAAAAGCAGGAAGCTCTTTCAGCATTCCGTTCTTCTTACCAGATGGATTATGATGCAAAGGTGAAAAAGTTAGCTCACGAACAGTATGCTAAATTAGGATATGATATCGGAAACCCGTTTGAAAATCCGTCTACCGTTCTTCAAAGTTATATCAACGAAAACCAAAACGCTTCCAATGCCTCGGAAATGAGATCACTATTGGTGAAATCATACTTGTATTCCGGGAATTATAAGGAAACGTTGAATGCAATTGACCGACTACAGAGTTCTTCCCCTGAGATCAACAAAGTAGATCAGGAGGTTTCTTATTTATTAGGAACAGAGGAATTCAATAAAGGGAATTATGATGAAGCAGAAAAGTATTTCTTAAGAAGCTTAGGCTTTAATATCAATAAAGAATTTAACAGCAGGGCTTTATATTGGCTGGCACAGGTATATTATCAGAAAGGAAATTATCCGTCTGCCATTGTTCGTTACGAAAAGCTTCTAAATGAAAACTTCCCGGAAAAGCAACAGCTGCCCTATGATCTGGGATATGCTTATTTTAAAGCAAAAAAATTCGATCAGGCTGCCACTTACTTTAAACAGTATCTGGCGAATCCTAAACCTGAATTTAAAAATGATGCAGAACTTCGTTTAGCAGATATTCATTATGCGAATAATGACCTGAATGAAGCGATTGCCATCTACGATAAAAATGCAGACGCTACAGATTATACTGTATATCAGAAAGCCATGGCTTTAGGATTTAAAGGGGATACCCAAGCGAAGATCAGTAATCTGAAAAACTTATTATCAAAATATCCGGATTCCGAGTATTATGATGATGCTCAATATGAAATAGGAACGGCTTATGCAGCGCAGGATGATTTTGCGAACTCCAATGATTACTTTGGAAAGGTTATTAAAACATCTTCAGACAAAGATCTGATCGCCAATGCATCTATTTACAGAGCACAAAATTATATCGATCAGAACCAAAATGATAAAGCACTTTCTGAACTGAAATCGTTGGGAGAACAGTATAAAAATACTGCATATGCTCAAAAGATTGCTCAGGCAGCAAAACCTATATTCACGAAAAATGGCGATGTTTCAGGGTATGAAAACTTTGCCAGAAATATAGGGGTAAATGTTGATGCTTCTGAAATTGATGAGATCAACTTATCTACAGGAAAACAATATTTCGCTAAGAAAGATTATAAAAATGCTATTTCTTACTATGAGAAATATCTGACGCAGAATCCAACAGGAGAAGGTCTTTATCAGGCTAAATATGAATTAGGAGAAAGCTATTATCAAACCAATAATTCTACAAAAGCTTTACTTGTTTTACAAGAGGTGGCCGGAGTTCAGAATGATTATCAGGATGATGCTCAAACTCGTTTAGCCCAGATTTTCATTGCACAGGGCAATACGGCTGAAGCTAAGAAATATCTGGAGGGTATTAAAAATTCCTCGAACATCAGCATTAAAAACTATGCGAATGTTGAGTTGATGAAGCTGTACGCGGATGAAAAGAACTTCTCTGAAGCAGAAAAACTGGCCAATGCTGTTATTGCTAATTCTAAAAACTCTGCAGCTGTTATAGAAACGGCAAAAGTAATTAAGGCTAGAAGTTTGATGAATTCAGGAAAAGATAAAGATGCTCAGGCAGCTTATGTTTCTCTTGAAAAATCGTCCAATACTTCGGTAGCAGCGGAAGCACTGTATGCAAAAGCTTATTATCAGAATAAAGGAAAAGCCTTCAAATCTTCTAATGAAACCATCTTTAAGCTTGCCAATAATTATGCATCAGAAGAATATTGGGGGGCAAAAGCATTGGTAATGATGGCTAAAAACTATATTGGCTTAAAGGATAACTACCAGGCAAGTTATACATGTGACCAGATTATTTCTAATTATAAAAGCTTCCCGGACATCGTAGCAGAAGCGAAAGAAGTTAAAAAGCAGATTAAAAAGTAA